In one window of Malassezia japonica chromosome 9, complete sequence DNA:
- the NHX1 gene encoding monovalent cation:H+ antiporter, CPA1 (nhx1) (TransMembrane:13 (o12-31i43-60o66-88i100-124o136-159i168-187o207-232i239-258o264-283i295-314o326-351i383-402o408-427i); EggNog:ENOG503NVXC; COG:P) produces the protein MDAEENERFSSLALFLVLFLLIGSFLTSYYLKVKRITAVHETIVGLFAGMFVGIVLRLNVLQPVRAMLGFSNTIMMNVLLPPIILASGYDLRQAKFFRNFGTILTFAFFGTFISAIVIGVIVWVASLLHLESPRLTLLECLIFGSTLSATDPVTILAIFNTYRVDPQLYSIIFGESILNDAVSIVMFETLSKFRNTTITLFSLFHGVGLFWVVFSLSMILGVAFGLSCSLLLKHSRLGLYPELESCIVMLLAYTSYFFSNAVQMSGIVSLLFCGITLKHYAYHNMSLRTQRTTKYIFQTLASLSENFIFIYLGLSLFTGEGLVYKPLLIIFTLAAVVVSRYCAVFPIAYALNRLADLRAKHRQRTSGAGLPEATFELPREYQLMLFWAGLRGAVGFALSAGIEGTNASALQTTVLVAVVLTVIVFGGTTAQMLEVLQIQTGVEDDEDEGSVADPDEDPDTQPWIAAPRFPSQLRTRATPAGRYRDASLGEVRSPIDLNEVLPDSAQDGPQAMVAGPGGLRSLTRDEVEDTDETGEVPTRTRHVLDRANLIFQDGQWFQRIDERYLLPMFSNSVANRKHEQRKEQLQARRAATRDFVEESSAAWANVSVPYEREAELDGDGRDSPKDKTH, from the exons ATGGACGCGGAGGAGAACGAGCGAttctcgtcgctcgcgctcttCCTAGTGCTCTTCCTACTGATTGGTAGTTTTCTAACGAGCTACTACTTGAAAGTGAAGCGCATCACGGCGGTGCACGAGACGATTGTCGGGCTGTTTGCCG GCATGTTTGTCGGCATAGTGCTGCGTCTGAATGTGCTGCAGCCTGTGCGTGCGATGCTGGGCTTTAGCAATACCATCATGATGAATGTGCTGCTTCCGCCCATCATCCTCGCGAGTGGCTACGACTTGCGGCAGGCCAAGTTCTTCCGCAACTTTGGCACGATTCTGACGTTTGCCTTCTTTGGCACGTTTATCAGTGCGATCGTGATTGG tgtTATCGTATGGGTCGCCTCCCTCCTGCACCTCGAGTCGCCACGCCTCACGCTGCTCGAGTGCCTCATTTTTGGCAGCACGCTCAGTGCGACGGACCCCGTGACGATTCTTGCGATCTTTAACACGTACCGTGTGGACCCCCAGCTGTACAGCATCATCTTTGGCGAGAGTATCCTGAACGATGCCGTGTCGATCGTCATGTTCGAGACCTTGTCCAAGTTCCGCAACACGACCATCACACTCTTCTCGCTATTTCACGGTGTGGGCCTGTTCTGGGTCGTCTTTTCGCTGAGTATGATCCTCGGCGTGGCATTCGGCCTGTCGTGCTCGCTCCTGCTCAAGCACTCGCGCCTCGGACTGTACCCCGAGCTGGAGAGCTGTATCGTGATGCTGCTGGCGTACACGAGCTACTTCTTCAGCAATGCGGTGCAGATGAGCGGGATCGTGTCGCTGCTTTTCTGTGGTATCACGCTCAAACACTATGCGTACCACAACatgtcgctgcgcacgcagcggaCGACCAAGTACATCTtccagacgctcgcgagccTCTCGGAGAACTTTATCTTTATCTACCTTGGTCTGAGCCTCTTTACTGGAGAAGGGCTCGTGTACAAGCCCCTGCTCATCATCTTTACGCTCGCCGCAGTGGTCGTGTCGCGCTACTGCGCCGTGTTCCCGATCGCTTACGCGCTGaaccgcctcgccgacctcCGGGCCAAGCACCGCcagcgcacgagcggcgcgggcctGCCAGAGGCCACGTTCGAGCTCCCCCGCGAGTACCAGCTTATGCTCTTTTGGGCGGGCCTGCGTGGCGCGGTCGGCTTTGCGCTGAGTGCAGGCATCGAAGGGACCAATGCGAGTGCGCTGCAGACAaccgtcctcgtcgccgtggtCCTGACCGTGATTGTCTTTGGCGGGACGACCGCGCAGATGCTCGAGGTCCTCCAGATCCAgaccggcgtcgaggacgacgaggacgaaggGTCGGTCGCCGACCCCGACGAGGACCCCGACACGCAGCCGTGGATCGCTGCGCCCCGCTTTCCCtcgcagctgcgcacgcgtgcGACGCCCGCCGGGCGCTACCGCGATGCgagcctcggcgaggtccgGTCGCCGATCGACCTGAACGAGGTGCTGCCCGACTCTGCGCAGGACGGGCCCCAAGCGATGGTCGCCGGCCCCGGCGGACTGCGCAGCCTAAcccgcgacgaggtcgaggacACGGACGAGACAGGCGAAgtgccgacgcgcacccGCCacgtgctcgaccgcgcgaACCTCATCTTCCAGGATGGGCAGTGGTTCCAGCGGATCGACGAGCGCTACCTGCTGCCCATGTTTAGCAACTCTGTGGCCAACCGCAAGCatgagcagcgcaaggagcagctgcaggcacgccgcgcagcgactcgcGACTTTGTCGAGgagtcgagcgccgcatgggCGAACGTCAGCGTGCcgtacgagcgcgaggcggagctcgacggAGACGGGCGCGACTCGCCCAAGGACAAGACGCATTAG